Within the Acinetobacter radioresistens DSM 6976 = NBRC 102413 = CIP 103788 genome, the region CCAGCAATATTTTAATAATGCACAAGAGCAGTTACGGGTTGAAACCTTTGAAACTGTACATGACCAGGGTGGCAAGCTGCCTTTTGCCAACTAATCTAATGTATGGATTACTCATCTATCAGTATAGCTCAACAACAGTTCTGCTTGATGAACAAGGTAAACAGTGACTTGAGCAATTTAGTCCAGCACTTTATAAACAGGAAAATTTTTATGTGCAATACACCAAATACAATGTTCAGGCATAAATATCAGAGTACAAAAATTAACCAAAACCCTTATCCTAAAATTCCAGAAAATGTATATTGATTTAACAGCCATTTAAAGAAGATCAGTAATTACTCGGCACTTTAAATATTCTGCTTATTTGCATGAGATAACTGAAAAATAAAAAAACCAGTTCATCAGGGAGGTACATAGCTATATCTAAATTGGACTTTATTATTTCATCACATCAGGGAGGAAAAACTAAAACAGGTGTTGCTAAGTCATAAATAAAAAAAGAAACAAAATTAAGGATAGATTATGGATTATACGAGTAAAAAAATAAAAATACTCAGTGCTGCTATGCTATTAGCCAGCATCACGTCCCTGACCACAATAGCGCATACCAAACCTGCGATATTACAGGTTCAGGAAAAAGCATTATCAGATTATGCCAAGACCAGATATCCAATTGTGATGACTCATGGCTGGTTAGGCTGGTCTAGAATTGGCAACTCAAGCTTTAATATTGATTACTGGTATCAGATTCTGCCAGATATGGCGCGTAATGGCTCAACTGTATTTGCCGCTCAACTCTCGCCGGCCAACACTACTGAAATACGTGGCGAACAGCTGCTGAGTCAGGTCGAAGATGTATTGGCCATTACTGGCCAGCATAAAGTCAATCTGATTGGTCACTCGCATGGCGGACCTACGGCACGTTATGTAGCCGCCATCAAACCACAATATGTTGCCTCGGTTACTGGCGTAGGTGGAACATTTCGTGGTTCAAAGGTAGCAGATGATATCCAGAATAATACAGCAACCCGGACCGTATTTAATATTGTCGGTGACTATCTAATCGCGCCTCTGATTTCATTGGCACAGTTGCAGTTTGACTTGCCCATTGATTTTGATGGCTCAATGAAATCCCTTACTGAAACAGGATCGGCCGATTTCAACCGGCGCTTCCCAACCTCTGCCTTGGCCTCTGACTGTAACCGGCAAGGTACTAAAGTAGATCGAGGAATTCATTACTATTCCTGGACCGGTACAGCACAAACAACTAATTTACTGGATATTGACAGCATCCTGATGCAATTAGGGCCACTGTCCTATGGCAACAAAGACAATGACGGAATGGTTGCACGCTGTAGCACCCATATTGGCCTTGTGGTTCGGGATAACTACAACCTGAATCATACAGACCTTGCCAATTAAGAATCAAATCAGTATCAAAATAAAAAAATTGAGGATTATTATGAAATACGGACAATTCATTCTTGCTATATTTTTTGCCTCAGTAGCTTTAACAGCAAAAGCGGCAACCAGTGCTGAACAGGCTACGACCAAACTGATCGTTTCAAATTATGCTAAAACTAAATATCCAATCGTATTCAATCATGGTATGGCAGGTTTTATCAGTATTGGTACAGACCAGTTCGGTCTCGACTATTTTTATCAGATTTTGCCAGATCTGGCACGTAATGGAGCAAATACGTGGGCAACCCGGGTATCACCTTTAAACTCTACTGAAGTACGGGGAGAGCAGCTTGCGCAGCAGGTCGAAGAAATTCTGGCCCTGACAGGCGCACAAAAGGTGAATTTGGTCGGACACTCTCATGGTGGTCCTACCATCCGTTATGTTGCCGGAGTTTTACCTGAACGTGTGGCTTCATTGACAGCAGTCGGGGCACCTAATAAAGGTTCACCAGTAGCTGACCTGATTTTAAAGGCTGAAGGTACTGTCGTAGAGGCACCCCTGGTGGGCGTAGTCAATTTGGTTTCAAAAATGATTACTTGGGCTCAAGGACTTGATCCAAATAGTTATCCACATGATACCTTGGCAGGTGGCAACAGCTTAAGCCTGAAAGGCTCAGCCCAATTTAACAGCAAATTTCGACTTGGTATGCCTACTACGAGCTGTGATGAAGGTCCGTATCAGCAACAAGGAATCTATTTTTATTCATTTACTGGCGTAGGAGCTATTACTAATGCTCTTGATCCAGACTCGGCATTAAAGGCCACCAGTTTACTGATTGACCAGGGTAAAGATAATGATGGGCTGGTTTCACGCTGTAGCGCCCGCTTTGGTAAAACAATCCGTGATAACTATCACTGGAATCATTTAGATGAAGTGAATCAGGTTTTAGGTTTAAGAGATGTGTTTGCACCTGACCCGGTAGATGTTTACCGGCAGCATGCCAATCGCCTAAAACTTCAGGGATTATAATATATTATTAATTATAAAAAATGCGCCAGAAGGCGCATTTTTTAGCTGTACAAAACTGATTAAGCTTCAGTTTTACGAGCTGGAAGTTTTTCACGGATACGTGCAGCTTTACCAGACAGATCGCGCAGGTAGTAAAGTTTAGCACGACGTACAGCACCGCGACGTTTCACATCAATACGAGCAACGATTGGAGAGTGAGTTTGGAATACACGCTCAACACCAACACCGCTAGAAATTTTACGTACTGTGAACGCAGAGTTCAGACCACGGTTTTTCTTAGCAATTACTACGCCTTCGAATGCCTGTAGACGTTCACGGTCGCCCTCTTTTACTTTTACCTGGACAACTACTGTGTCACCTGGTGCAAAAGCCGGGATGTCTTGTTTAAGCTGAGCATTTTCTACAGCTTGTACTAAAGGATGCTTACCGCTCATGGGGTATCTCCAATATGCGCGAGTCAGAAGAGGTCTGATCATCGCTGGGTATAGAGGCTAAAACGCATAAACCCGATTGACTTTCCCTTTATGCTTGACCGCTTCAATGCATAAAGAGCCTATTGAAATACTTCAGGCAAACTGCCTGTAGTATATATGCTTGGACAATACCTGTTATTTGGCCTGTCTTTGCGAATCTTGTAGCCATTTCTTTTGCTGCTTGGTCAATTCAACTTTTTCTACCAGCTCGGGCCGGCGTTCTAAAGTACGTTGATAGCGCTGCAAAAACCGCCATTTTTCAATATTGGCATGATGTCCCGATTTTAAAATCTCTGGAACATCCATTCCCTCAAAATGGTCTGGCTTGGTATATTGCGGGCAGTCTAACAGACCATCCACAAAAGAGTCTTGCACATGAGATTGCTCATCAGACATCGCACCCGGAAGCCTCCGGATAATACTGTCTAATAAAACCATCGCCGGCAGTTCACCACCCGATAACACGTAATCACCAATTGACCATTCCTGATCAACATATTTCTGGATCAGACGTTCATCAACCCCTTCATAACGGCCACACAGTACAATCAGTCCGTCATATTGAACGAAGTCCTGTACCGCAGGTTCATTTAAGGTTTTTCCTTGCGGTGACATATATACCACAGGAACATGAACTGCACCCGCTTGCGTTGCAAGCTCTTTGGCACGATGAATTGCTTTCGCTAATGGCTCAGCCATCATCACCATACCGGGACCACCACCAAATGGACGTTCATCCACCCGTTTGTAATTCCCTTCAGCAAATTCGCGTGGATTGATACAATGAATTTGCATCAAATCACGTTGTGCTGCGCGCCCGCTAATACCGAAACGTGTAATCGCTTCAAACATTTCAGGAAAAAGCGTAATGACTGCAAAAAACATCGCAGACTCCCGTGTTTCCAAAAATGTTAGTAATCTACGCCCCAATTGACATAGATACGACCTGCTTCGAGATCAACGCGTTGTACCACATCTTTATGCCATGGAATCATTCGCTCTTCGCCATCAATGCTGTCAGGGGTTGCGCGAACCACCATCACATCATTGGCACCTGTTTCAAACATTTCGTGGATTTGACCGAGATTCACTTCCTGTTCTTCATCATCCAGACCTAATACGATTAAGCCTTTCAAATCTGACCAGTAATACTCGTCCACACCTGCTTGAGGCAGTTGCGATTTTGAAATCCAGACATTTGCGCCAACCAGATTGTCTGCTGCGGTACGATCACTCACACCTTTTAGCGAAACAACCAAGCCTTTGCCATGTGGTTTCCAACGTTTTACATCTGCTACTTGCCAACCTGCTTTGGTCTCAATGTACCAAGGCAGGTAGTCAAATATGTTGCTCATAGGTTCTGTATTGGAATAGACCCAGAGCCACCCATTTAATCCATATGCTGAACGTAGCTGTCCAATCTGAATACGATCTTCGGGAACATTCTGTGTTGGTGTCATGGGCTAGCTACTACCGTGTTAAACAGCAGCTACAGCTTTTTTAGCTTGAGCAGCTAAAGAAGCAACACGTTCAGAAGGTTGAGCACCTTGTGCTACCCAGTGAGCAAAACGGTCAGCATCTAAACGAAGTTTTTCTGCTTTACCTTGAGCTGTAGGGTTGAAGAAACCGATACGTTCGATGAAACGACCGTCACGTGCATTACGGCTATCAGTCACAATGATTTGATAGAACGGACGTTTTTTAGCACCACCGCGTGCAAGACGAATAACAACCATGATAGAACCTTATAGTTTTTACGGATTATCCATGTACCGACCACCGGAACACTTCAAACCCCTTTCATAGAGGGCAGTATTTTACGCGAAGTTTGCCCTGAATGAAAGATCAAAAAGTGTTTGGCTACAAATTTGGGTTTACTGTATCTGGTATTAGTTCCATGATGAATTTGACGAGAAATTACACGCATCAACTCCTTTAGACCAGAATTGTTCACCTTTATGATTTAAACAAAGCCATCCATCACCTTCCTGTTTTGTCGAAGTTTTTGGTTCAGCTATTAACTCCCACGCTCCCTCTACTGTCACAGATGATAATTCAACCTTGTATAAGGGTTTACTATTTTGTGGAATTTCCAACAATGCTGGATATCCTAAATCTGTCAGTTTAATCACAGAACTTCCGTTTGATAAACTTCCTTGAGAAACTTTATAGCGCTGAATCTTAGAAGCAATGTCAACTAAAGTGGTTTGGGCATCAACTCGATTTGCTTTGATAATGTATTGCAGATAAGAAGGAATAGCAATTGCTGCTAATATCCCAATTATAGCAACCGCTATCATTAATTCTATTAATGTAAATCCATGAGACTTATTCACCATGATTCACTCCCATCAGCACATTTAAAATTAATCTTAGATGATTGTAACGATTTACATTTAAGTCCATCACTCGACATTAAATAGTTATACGTTTTATTATCAGGGGCAAGAACTTGAATCATCCACCCTCTGCCCAAAATATCAGTTTCACTTAATGATTTAGCTGTATTATCCAGATCCACTATTTTTAGTTTAAATTCTGAGGGTAAGTTAGCTGTTCCAGTAAAGTTTTTATAGTTAAAATTTCTTGCTTTATGTCGTTCAAGCTGTTCAGCAAGAAATAGAATTTGTGACTCTACTTTTGCTTCCTGACTTTTACGTACATAAGCTTGATAACTTGGCAAAGTGATTGCGGTAAGAATAGCTATAATAATTATGACAATCATTAATTCTATTAAAGTAAACCCTTCCATTTTTTTCATAACTAGTCCTTATCTCTCATACCATCGTTGAGAAATAAACTGGGTTTTTCCTTGATAGCCCTTTAATTTTAAGTTATTTACAGTATTCAATATTATAGACCGATTACGCTTGAGGCCACCAAGATTTATCCCTACATTTCCACGCCCTAAATCAAATTCAGAGTCATATTCTATATCTTTTCCATCTGGTGACTTGCCTGTGAAACATTGTTTGCCTCCATAGGGCAAACAGAATAATTGAGCAGTACTCTTTCCTCGAATGCCTCCTGTACAAGATTTATTATCAATATCTTCATTTGCATTAAAAATACTTACATATAAATCATTATCAATCGCTATATGGTCATTTAAAATTCGAGACTTAGAAGGTAATGGATAGTACCAGCCATTTTTATCTATTCCTACACTGTCAGTTTTATTGTTTTTCACTAAATCTGTTAGGACTAAATTTCGTGTTTTTAGCTGATCAGGTTTCAAAACTGGTAAATTTCTCTTTGTTACATCTTTATCAAAAATGACATAAACAGCATCATTTGGATTTACTCCTGCTGACATAGGAGAACTGAAATCCCCAGATCCAATAGTAATCACAGCTAACTTATCATTTACAGTATTATGAATAGTAAAAGTAGGGGTAGTGTAGAAGCGCGGTGAGTTTTTACCATCATTTAAATTCAAGAGACGAGTTACACGAGCTGTCTCGCCGGAAACACCAGTTGTAGATAAGTTACCCCAATCAATACGCCAAAGCTGACCACCTAAATCACCAAAATAGAAATGGTCTGTCAAGCCATCATTATTGCGATCAACTGCTTTTATTTGACTTACCACACTATATTTTAAATCATCAACTTTACTCTCTGTGGCAGTATTGTTAGCGTGTTTACTGGCCCACCATAAAAGTTTTCCGTTATCTGCATCAAATATATAGACACCCGCTCCCTTGGAAGGTTCCGAAGCATAATCAGGACTCTCATAGGAACGATCATATCCCCCGCCAACTACCATGACTAACTTTCTTTTACCTTGCCAATTTACCCAAGTTATTAATGGCTTTGACCAACTTTCACCCATGTGAGTTAATGCTACTGGTGCATCTAATGCTGATGGGTCAATCTTAAACTTAATTTTTGGTGTCCCACCTGA harbors:
- a CDS encoding esterase/lipase family protein, giving the protein MKYGQFILAIFFASVALTAKAATSAEQATTKLIVSNYAKTKYPIVFNHGMAGFISIGTDQFGLDYFYQILPDLARNGANTWATRVSPLNSTEVRGEQLAQQVEEILALTGAQKVNLVGHSHGGPTIRYVAGVLPERVASLTAVGAPNKGSPVADLILKAEGTVVEAPLVGVVNLVSKMITWAQGLDPNSYPHDTLAGGNSLSLKGSAQFNSKFRLGMPTTSCDEGPYQQQGIYFYSFTGVGAITNALDPDSALKATSLLIDQGKDNDGLVSRCSARFGKTIRDNYHWNHLDEVNQVLGLRDVFAPDPVDVYRQHANRLKLQGL
- the rplS gene encoding 50S ribosomal protein L19; amino-acid sequence: MSGKHPLVQAVENAQLKQDIPAFAPGDTVVVQVKVKEGDRERLQAFEGVVIAKKNRGLNSAFTVRKISSGVGVERVFQTHSPIVARIDVKRRGAVRRAKLYYLRDLSGKAARIREKLPARKTEA
- the trmD gene encoding tRNA (guanosine(37)-N1)-methyltransferase TrmD gives rise to the protein MFFAVITLFPEMFEAITRFGISGRAAQRDLMQIHCINPREFAEGNYKRVDERPFGGGPGMVMMAEPLAKAIHRAKELATQAGAVHVPVVYMSPQGKTLNEPAVQDFVQYDGLIVLCGRYEGVDERLIQKYVDQEWSIGDYVLSGGELPAMVLLDSIIRRLPGAMSDEQSHVQDSFVDGLLDCPQYTKPDHFEGMDVPEILKSGHHANIEKWRFLQRYQRTLERRPELVEKVELTKQQKKWLQDSQRQAK
- the rimM gene encoding ribosome maturation factor RimM (Essential for efficient processing of 16S rRNA) — encoded protein: MTPTQNVPEDRIQIGQLRSAYGLNGWLWVYSNTEPMSNIFDYLPWYIETKAGWQVADVKRWKPHGKGLVVSLKGVSDRTAADNLVGANVWISKSQLPQAGVDEYYWSDLKGLIVLGLDDEEQEVNLGQIHEMFETGANDVMVVRATPDSIDGEERMIPWHKDVVQRVDLEAGRIYVNWGVDY
- the rpsP gene encoding 30S ribosomal protein S16, whose amino-acid sequence is MVVIRLARGGAKKRPFYQIIVTDSRNARDGRFIERIGFFNPTAQGKAEKLRLDADRFAHWVAQGAQPSERVASLAAQAKKAVAAV
- a CDS encoding type IV pilin protein is translated as MVNKSHGFTLIELMIAVAIIGILAAIAIPSYLQYIIKANRVDAQTTLVDIASKIQRYKVSQGSLSNGSSVIKLTDLGYPALLEIPQNSKPLYKVELSSVTVEGAWELIAEPKTSTKQEGDGWLCLNHKGEQFWSKGVDACNFSSNSSWN
- a CDS encoding type IV pilin protein; this translates as MKKMEGFTLIELMIVIIIIAILTAITLPSYQAYVRKSQEAKVESQILFLAEQLERHKARNFNYKNFTGTANLPSEFKLKIVDLDNTAKSLSETDILGRGWMIQVLAPDNKTYNYLMSSDGLKCKSLQSSKINFKCADGSESW